Proteins from one Xenopus tropicalis strain Nigerian chromosome 1, UCB_Xtro_10.0, whole genome shotgun sequence genomic window:
- the znf462 gene encoding zinc finger protein 462 isoform X1 codes for MEVLQCDGCDFKAQTYEDLKSHIQDVHTAFLQPTDVTEEGATQAKTVDTHSSNQSEGVFTSVKDEYASAEENHAPSTPQAASGSYYGHSPSYFSQSNHAGNSKPTSKFFQCKFCIRYFRSKNLLVEHTRKVHGNGGANITGSSNVGPSNYNIMLHDGFGKVFSCQFCTYKSPRRARILKHQKMYHKNSLKETPMPPVSSPPQISMPIPLQEACKELPAEVVERSILESMVKPLTKSRGNFCCEWCSYQTPRRERWCDHMMKKHRGMVKILSSLRQDGMNMSDLQNKSSQVSSPGGSFMPLTIGHDIPNVNISNYRSPVNNALTRGNLPKYSSMPYVPIKPKPSSDTGIMNLSDRSPYAVSEKSSAVLDMDSNSLLNDSSSDDDYIDLDSENGLSPMDPHGSGISGEPLLGSENNKLLETKGIPFRRYMNRFQCPFCPFLTMHRRSISRHIENIHLSGKTAVYKCDECPFSCKSPLKLGAHKQCHSGAPSEWDSISTLNESLSSFNDAFESSNGNGKKAGVVTDSTQQNPYKCTMCNYSTTTLKGLRVHQQHKHSFCDDMPQPNSNMVRQAQDDPDSITSGTVRKSQTSILGLSSKNNFVAKTSRKNSNDFPLDLSPVKKRTRIDEIASNLQSKINQSKQQEDNVINVEDDDEEVEEEEEEEENEVEIEVEIDKEEEQSEQMDTTDAYGIHQMWARDANNPQKNVSYRNIQHNYAATPNGAEIELTLSDDEEDYYYQSTGMKEQETSASTSHNQSSIYNENEQNENAEYNEESGRLYYCKHCDFSNKSARSVSTHYQRMHPYIKFSFRYILDPSDHSAVYRCLECYIDYNNFEDLQQHYAEHHPEAMNVLNFDQSDLIYRCRFCSYTSPNVRSLMPHYQRMHPTVKINNAMIFSSYVVDRQEELNSESQTLREILNSAPKSMVTSTPTGQGASSSATFNKNSIQPFGTETENPKSSVNSVVVYDCDVCKFASPNMHSVLVHYQKKHPDEKASYFRIQKTMRVVSVEGAAAISQLALEVSSSVQQKSPVPTPNVTSPSEVTPELYFCKHCSYSNRSVVGVLVHYQKRHPEIKVTAKYIRQAPPTAATVRNVDALQNPPIKQPTSTSNSKKGNTQPRGNEMFFCQHCDYGNQTVKGVLIHYQKKHRDFKVNADVIRQHTAAIRSMCEQGQKKPVTNTQALPSTSEHDKEKLRSLRCRQCSYSTPYVYALRKHMKKDHPALRATVTSILKWAFLDGLIEAGYHCEWCIYSHPEPSGLLEHYQKRHPEHYVDYTYMATKLCAGPDCPPNEASTESKSYKCRDCTFEAPSIWDITNHYQAFHPWALKGNESVLFNIIKEKDVNSEEASYSAEKPTINVEPQMDSGDDFILSQGKTLPLQTNNSALSSSPYLCTVCHSEYNNLHGLLTHYGKKHPGMKVKAADFAQEVDINPGAVYKCRHCPYINTRIHGVLTHYQKRHPSVKVTAEDFVHDVEQSTEMSQNESDENSRIFKQGYGAYRCKICPYTHGTLEKLKIHYEKYHDQPEPDMLSSPKDFASVETDVLLDEHPPQTVVTLEAAVVKGPTKYKRNHMAPHTVFRCQLCKYFCSTRKGIARHYRIKHNNVRAQPEGKNNLFKCALCSYTNPIRKGLAAHYQKRHDIDAYYTHCLAASRTVSDKPNKVVIPSPQKDDSLELSEELKKAVEMKKCSLCSFQSYSKKGIVTHYMKRHPGVFPKKQYGSKLGNYFTTVYAEENEQPATEEATETEPEPQEQELLPFRCIKCFKLSFSTAELLCMHYTDHHSKDIKRDFSVLGTSGTRSLTTTYQCKHCNSKLNSVADLTIHLNAHNEDFQKRAKRQERRKQLLNKQKLTEIAENKEKMGNEAALHKSCKEKAVVGYKCKFCVEVHPTLRAICNHLRKHVQYGNVPELSSDLQDEKYEFTDEDTIEYDYDDGVDDEEEEDVEEASTPAEENPVDEAKETKKGRRTRPGGYPCKQCDRVLMSMQGLRSHERSHLALAMFTRDDKYSCQFCSFVSAFRHNLDRHVQTHHGHHKPFRCKLCPFKSSYNSRLKTHIMKAHAGEHAYKCSFCPFSTMTISQLKDHSLKVHGKTLTLPRIRTISQTSPRAKQTTRIGKESGLDDSSYSEPPDVQQQLNHYQSAALARYNNNSPAPLPVSSTSAEQNQEAVLNCEFCDFSSGYIQSIRRHYRDKHGGKKLFKCKDCSFYTCFKSAFTMHVEAGHSATPMEGPKDLRCPLCLYHTKYKHNMIDHIVLHREERVVPIEVCRSKLSKHLQGVVFRCDKCTFTCSSDEALQQHIEKHNELKPYKCQLCYYETKLSEELDTHLREEHKVCRNFELVGLVNLDQLEQMKDKPESSSSDEEEVTTKCQDAALISESNVIAQEKRFPCEFCGRNFALYTEWERHVLRHGMTVHDNRKGNEENRKPKENIEQNIKDFHVSKMETAEERQVDASQQTKNFSLKNLAENTETKKE; via the exons ATGGAGGTTCTTCAGTGTGATGGCTGTGACTTCAAAGCTCAGACCTATGAAGACCTAAAATCTCATATTCAGGATGTCCATACAGCATTTTTGCAACCCACAGATGTAACTGAGGAAGGTGCTACCCAGGCAAAAACTGTGGATACGCATTCCAGCAACCAGTCAGAAGGAGTGTTTACTTCTGTTAAGGATGAATATGCATCAGCTGAAGAAAATCATG CGCCAAGTACTCCTCAGGCTGCAAGTGGATCATACTATGGCCATAGCCCAAGTTATTTTAGTCAGTCTAATCATGCAGGAAATTCGAAGCCAACCAGCAAGTTTTTTCagtgcaaattctgcattcgatatTTTAGATCAAAAAACCTTCTTGTGGAACATACTAGAAAGGTTCATGGGAATGGTGGAGCAAATATAACAGGCTCTTCAAATGTTGGACCTTCAAACTATAACATAATGTTGCACGATGGATTTGGCAAAGTATTTTCTTGTCAGTTTTGCACTTACAAGTCTCCCAGAAGGGCAAGAATATTAAAGCATCAGAAAATGTATCACAAGAATAGCCTGAAGGAAACTCCAATGCCTCCTGTATCCAGCCCTCCACAAATATCCATGCCTATTCCACTTCAAGAAGCATGTAAAGAATTACCAGCAGAAGTAGTAGAGCGTAGTATCCTAGAATCAATGGTAAAACCACTTACAAAGTCTAGGGGGAACTTTTGTTGTGAATGGTGTAGCTATCAGACACCACGAAGAGAGCGATGGTGTGACCACATGATGAAAAAACACCGTGGAATGGTCAAAATACTGTCAAGCTTAAGACAAGATGGAATGAACATGTCAGATCTGCAGAACAAAAGTTCTCAAGTTTCCAGTCCTGGTGGAAGCTTTATGCCTCTTACTATAGGCCATGACATTCCTAATGTTAACATTTCAAATTACAGAAGCCCTGTGAATAATGCACTTACTAGAGGCAACCTACCCAAATATTCATCTATGCCATACGTTCCAATTAAACCAAAGCCATCATCAGATACTGGTATAATGAATTTGTCAGATAGATCACCTTACGCAGTTTCAGAAAAATCCAGTGCTGTGCTTGACATGGATAGCAATAGCTTGCTAAATGATTCAAGTTCTGATGATGACTACATTGATCTAGATAGTGAAAATGGCTTAAGCCCAATGGATCCTCATGGTTCAGGGATTTCTGGAGAACCATTATTAGGATCAGAAAACAACAAATTACTAGAAACAAAGGGCATTCCTTTTAGAAGGTATATGAACAGATTTCAGTGTCCCTTTTGTCCTTTCCTTACCATGCATAGACGGAGCATCTCTCGTCATATTGAAAACATTCATCTCTCTGGAAAGACTGCTGTCTACAAGTGTGATGAGTGTCCTTTTTCATGCAAAAGCCCTTTAAAACTAGGTGCCCACAAGCAGTGCCATAGTGGTGCTCCATCAGAGTGGGACAGTATAAGTACACTTAATGAAAGTCTTTCCTCTTTTAATGATGCTTTTGAAAGCAGTAATGGCAATGGTAAAAAAGCTGGAGTTGTGACAGACTCCACCCAGCAGAACCCATACAAATGTACTATGTGCAACTATTCTACAACAACCTTAAAAGGATTGCGTGTTCATCAGCAACACAAGCACTCATTTTGTGATGATATGCCACAACCTAATAGTAACATGGTACGACAGGCACAAGACGATCCTGATTCAATCACTTCAGGTACTGTAAGAAAAAGTCAAACTTCCATATTAGGGTtatcttctaaaaataattttgtagcaAAGACATCTCGGAAAAACTCAAATGATTTCCCTTTAGACTTATCACCAGTAAAAAAAAGAACTAGAATTGATGAGATTGCAAGCAATCTGCAGAGCAAAATTAACcaaagcaaacaacaggaagatAATGTCATAAATGTGGAAGATGATGATGAGGAAgtagaggaggaggaagaggaggaagaaaaTGAAGTGGAAATAGAAGTAGAAATAGACAAAGAAGAGGAACAGTCTGAGCAGATGGATACAACTGATGCATATGGAATCCATCAAATGTGGGCTAGAGATGCTAATAATCCTCAGAAAAATGTGAGTTACAGGAATATTCAGCACAATTATGCAGCAACACCCAATGGAGCAGAAATTGAACTGACTTTGTCAGATGATGAAGAAGATTACTACTACCAGTCTACTGGCATGAAAGAGCAAGAAACAAGTGCATCCACATCTCACAATCAGTCTAGTATCTATAATGAAAATGAGCAGAATGAAAACGCAGAGTATAATGAAGAATCAGGAAGGTTATACTATTGTAAGCACTGTGACTTTAGCAACAAATCTGCCAGGAGTGTGAGCACCCATTATCAAAGGATGCACCCATATATTAAATTTAGTTTTAGGTATATTTTGGATCCAAGTGATCACAGTGCTGTGTATAGGTGCCTTGAATGCTATATTGATTACAATAACTTTGAAGATTTACAGCAGCATTATGCTGAGCATCATCCAGAAGCAATGAATGTTCTCAATTTTGACCAGTCAGATTTGATATATCGGTGCCGATTTTGTTCATACACAAGCCCTAATGTTCGAAGTCTAATGCCACATTACCAAAGAATGCACCCaacagttaaaataaataatgcaatgaTTTTTTCAAGCTATGTTGTTGATCGTCAAGAAGAGTTGAATTCAGAGTCCCAAACATTAAGAGAAATTTTGAATTCAGCCCCCAAAAGTATGGTAACATCTACACCAACAGGCCAAGGAGCTAGCAGCTCTGCAACTTTTAACAAAAATTCCATTCAGCCATTTGGCACAGAAACTGAAAATCCGAAAAGCTCTGTAAACAGCGTGGTTGTTTACGACTGTGATGTTTGCAAGTTTGCAAGTCCAAACATGCATTCTGTTTTGGTACATTACCAGAAAAAGCATCCGGATGAAAAAGCTTCCTACTTCAGAATTCAAAAAACAATGAGGGTAGTTTCTGTGGAAGGTGCTGCTGCAATTTCACAACTGGCATTAGAGGTAAGCTCTTCAGTTCAACAAAAATCTCCCGTACCCACTCCAAATGTGACTTCCCCATCAGAAGTAACTCCCGAATTATACTTCTGCAAGCACTGTTCATATAGCAATCGATCAGTTGTGGGTGTATTGGTTCACTATCAAAAAAGACATCCTGAAATTAAGGTTACTGCAAAGTACATTCGACAGGCTCCTCCAACTGCAGCAACTGTGAGAAATGTAGATGCACTACAAAACCCACCCATAAAACAACCAACTTCCACCTCAAATTCAAAGAAAGGCAATACACAACCAAGGGGAAATGAGATGTTCTTCTGCCAGCACTGTGATTATGGGAATCAGACTGTGAAAGGAGTTCTCATCCAttaccaaaagaaacacagagatTTTAAAGTGAATGCCGATGTTATCAGACAGCATACTGCTGCTATTAGGAGTATGTGTGAACAAGGACAAAAGAAGCCTGTAACAAACACACAGGCTCTTCCATCTACCAGTGAACATGACAAAGAGAAGCTTAGAAGCCTGAGATGTAGGCAGTGCTCATATTCAACTCCTTATGTTTATGCCCTTAGAAAGCATATGAAAAAAGATCATCCTGCTTTAAGAGCAACTGTTACATCAATTCtgaaatgggcatttttagaTGGCCTAATAGAGGCTGGATATCACTGTGAGTGGTGCATTTATTCTCATCCAGAGCCAAGTGGATTGCTTGAACATTACCAAAAGAGACATCCTGAGCACTATGTTGATTACACGTATATGGCTACCAAGTTATGTGCGGGTCCAGATTGCCCACCTAATGAAGCCTCCACAGAATCAAAATCCTATAAGTGTAGGGACTGTACTTTTGAAGCGCCATCAATTTGGGACATCACCAACCACTACCAAGCATTTCACCCTTGGGCTCTGAAAGGTAATGAATCTGTGCTATTTAACATAATTAAGGAAAAGGATGTTAATTCAGAAGAGGCTTCATATTCTGCTGAAAAGCCTACTATAAATGTAGAACCACAAATGGACAGTGGTGATGACTTCATTTTATCACAAGGAAAGACTTTACCATTGCAAACAAATAATTCTGCCCTGTCTTCTTCTCCATATTTGTGCACAGTTTGCCATTCAGAATACAATAATTTACATGGGCTTTTGAcacattatggaaaaaaacatcCTGGTATGAAAGTTAAAGCTGCAGACTTTGCTCAGGAGGTTGATATAAATCCAGGAGCAGTTTATAAATGCAGGCACTGTCCATATATTAATACACGGATTCATGGTGTGCTCACTCACTATCAAAAGAGACATCCTTCCGTTAAAGTAACTGCTGAAGATTTTGTGCATGATGTTGAGCAGTCTACTGAAATGTCTCAGAATGAATCTGACGAAAATAGTCGCATATTTAAGCAAGGGTATGGGGCATATAGGTGTAAAATATGCCCATATACTCATGGAACCCTGGAGAAACTGAAAATCCACTATGAAAAATATCATGACCAGCCAGAACCTGACATGCTTTCATCGCCAAAAGATTTTGCTTCTGTTGAGACAGATGTTCTTTTAGATGAACATCCTCCTCAGACTGTTGTTACTTTAGAAGCTGCTGTAGTAAAAGGACCTACAAAGTATAAGAGAAACCATATGGCCCCACACACAGTCTTCAGATGTCAGTTATGTAAATACTTCTGTTCAACCAGAAAAGGTATAGCCAGGCACTACCGCATTAAACATAATAATGTAAGAGCTCAACCTGAAGGCAAAAACAATTTGTTTAAATGTGCACTATGTTCCTATACAAACCCTATTCGTAAAGGTCTTGCTGCTCACTACCAAAAGCGGCATGATATAGATGCATACTACACACATTGTTTAGCAGCATCTAGAACGGTATCGGACAAACCAAATAAAGTTGTTATTCCTAGCCCACAAAAAGATGATTCACTAGAGTTAAGTGAAGAGTTAAAGAAAGCAGTAGAAATGAAAAAATGTTCACTGTGCTCTTTCCAGTCCTACAGCAAAAAAGGTATTGTCACCCATTATATGAAACGCCATCCTGGAGTATTTCcaaaaaaacaatatggcagcaaaCTTGGTAACTACTTTACAACTGTGTATGCTGAGGAAAATGAACAGCCGGCAACTGAGGAGGCAACTGAGACAGAACCAGAACCCCAGGAACAAGAGTTACTTCCTTTTAGATGTATAAAGTGCTTCAAACTCTCTTTTAGCACAGCAGAACTCCTGTGCATGCATTATACTGATCACCACAGCAAGGACATAAAAAGAGACTTTTCCGTACTGGGTACCTCAGGCACACGTTCCCTTACTACCACTTACCAATGCAAACATTGCAATAGCAAACTTAACAGTGTAGCTGATCTTACCATTCATCTGAATGCTCACAATGAGGACTTCCAGAAACGTGCCAAACGTCAGGAAAGGAGAAAGCAGCTTTTGAACAAGCAGAAACTCACAGAGAttgcagaaaataaagaaaag ATGGGAAATGAAGCAGCATTACATAAGAGTTGTAAGGAAAAGGCAGTTGTGGGATACAAATGCAAGTTCTGTGTGGAAGTCCACCCAACACTCCGAGCCATCTGCAACCATCTTCGCAAACATGTTCAATATGGAAATGTCCCCGAACTTTCTTCTGACTTACAG GATGAAAAGTATGAGTTTACAGATGAAGACACAATTGAGTATGATTATGACGATGGTGTTGATGATGAAGAGGAGGAGGATGTTGAAGAAGCATCAACGCCTGCTGAGGAAAACCCAGTAGATgaagcaaaagaaacaaaaaaaggacGCAGAACAAGACCTGGGGGTTACCCATGTAAACAGTGTGACCGTGTTTTAATGTCCATGCAAGGTCTACGCTCTCATGAAAGAAGCCACTTGGCACTGGCTATGTTCACTCGAGATGATAAATACAGCTGCCAGTTCTGTTCCTTTGTCTCTGCCTTCCGGCACAA TTTGGATCGTCACGTCCAGACTCATCATGGACATCATAAACCTTTCAGATGCAAACTGTGCCCTTTCAAGTCTTCCTATAACAGCCGACTAAAAACTCATATAATGAAAGCTCATGCCG GAGAACATGCCTATAAATGCTCTTTTTGCCCGTTTTCAACGATGACAATCAGCCAGCTGAAAGATCACTCCTTAAAGGTTCATGGGAAAACACTAACATTACCTCGAATACGCACTATTTCTCAGACAAGCCCACGTGCCAAACAAACTACCAGGATAGGCAAGGAGTCTGGTTTGGATG ACTCTTCATATTCTGAGCCACCAGATGTTCAGCAGCAACTCAATCATTACCAGTCAGCTGCTCTTGCTAGATATAATAACAATAGCCCAGCACCTCTTCCTGTGAGCAGCACCTCAGCTGAGCAAAATCAAGAAGCCGTCCTCAACTGTGAATTTTGTGATTTTAGCTCTGGATATATTCAGAGTATTCGTCGTCACTACCGGGATAAACATGGAGGGAAAAAACTCTTCAAGTGCAAAGACTGCTCCTTCTACACTTGCTTTAA ATCGGCTTTTACTATGCATGTTGAAGCTGGACATTCTGCTACTCCTATGGAAGGACCCAAAGATTTACGCTGCCCTCTCTGCCTGTACCATACCAAATATAAGCACAACATGATAGACCATATAGTTCTGCACAGAG AAGAGAGGGTCGTTCCCATTGAAGTTTGCCGTTCCAAATTATCGAAACACCTCCAGGGAGTTGTGTTTCGATGTGATAAATGTACCTTTACCTGCTCGAGTGATGAGGCCTTACAACAACACATTGAAAAGCACAATGAACTAAAGCCCTACAAATGTCAACTCTGTTACTATGAGACCAAACTATCTGAGGAGTTGGATACTCATCTGAGAGAGGAGCATAAG GTATGTCGTAATTTTGAGTTGGTTGGATTGGTAAATCTGGATCAGTTAGAACAAATGAAAGATAAACCAGAAAGCTCGAGTAGTGATGAAGAAGAGGTCACTACCAAGTGTCAAG ATGCTGCACTTATTTCTGAAAGCAATGTTATTGCTCAGGAAAAGCGTTTTCCATGTGAGTTTTGTGGAAGAAACTTTGCACTGTACACTGAATGGGAACGTCATGTGTTAAGACATGGCAT GACTGTTCATGACAACAGGAAGGGGAATGAAGAGAACAGAAAGCCAAAAGAAAACATTGAGCAAAACATAAAAGATTTCCATGTGAGCAAAATGGAAACGGCAGAGGAAAGACAAGTAGATGCTTCCCAGCAGACAAAAAACTTTAGTTTAAAAAATCTTGCAGAGAATACTGAGACCAAAAAAGAATAA